The proteins below are encoded in one region of Sandaracinaceae bacterium:
- a CDS encoding ABC transporter substrate-binding protein, translated as MKSSRCSIAIYSVDPPALSAFHAFDPESYVLITTINDGLIHIDVDGNPAPSLATSWERTSPTTWEFELRGGVEFTNGEPFDADSVVATFAAHRSPTPSALGGGILGSIAAVTKLDTHRVQFETAFPDAMFLRRLFFSSIYPAKVLAEQGRDVFAEAPIGTGAYRLESWEKGREIVLARNPKHWAGRATIDELRFPIVRQKWWPEYLEAGLVDMALNIDSHDATRLEGAEGVSVEHAPAAVSQWFLWNNEGPLADVRVRRALNHAVHRPLIVEVAEHGHGRAQTSIATAESEGYEPDVTTYPYNPELAKSLLAEAGYEDGFTLRGVVSETSTTVFLAVQEFLARIGVRLEGEIMPRSEWIGRVVVPRLMGGTPYDGDFGLVMVDNPVLDSLFHQFIFFFSQSPWTFTQNETYDAQFLKAATAFEEETPGEARRELERYVSDQALLLFTVQQHVYAAFREGFHLPLPKSGHFNTEAFWDARCDADLARPAKPEDLVHYQPESPDMTALLEATSHVGTFFLRDGSEFSARSVERIWKNVSTSEERWRLQTQPMMRTLVAQVEAKNNLASILDSTERSAIVGYSTTGQRLFVNEGYRRMIGVDEGSAFELIDAVAGNPRSEAIRQHIDAAGSWVGTVLVPMPDEEGLRHFHLTLAAVVDETGAKTGYTFVFSDFSGAEERIRSQAIRTILDNVPYGLLMVDSEHRVLEGYSRACDALFTRQGEKIEGETLEDLLGLDERLRAHFGVMLDQIFDDIFPEEVALDQLPKRLSSGDRWVSVSASVIRGDGGEVAKVLFNLLDISELIEAERSEERMRGVLKVLQHKESFAGFARSLDAALDELLRDTEVRSQGEMRRALHTAKGVLAQFSLNDLARRIHEIEDEPSITLAHLREVREAMHELLEENAAVWDISHHRRDADIIVRPSALQEIRAKVGAASSLEAAKELLGDAFLALEEKPFGVVAGPLRESCELHAAKRGKPVHFEIVGEEVAVPSRYREALGCITHLLRNSVDHGVETRAARGDKPPVPTIRVEVDRGDGLFRVAVVDDGRGIDGDALSARAVASGMLDAAAIAEMSEREKQELLFEDTLSTAEEITDTSGRGVGMAAVRAAVEAVAGRVLVESARGEGTRMELVFPDPRSAVRDARAPSHAPSA; from the coding sequence ATGAAGTCGTCCCGCTGCTCGATTGCCATCTACTCCGTCGACCCGCCCGCGCTGAGCGCGTTTCACGCGTTCGACCCCGAGTCCTACGTCTTGATCACCACGATCAACGACGGCCTGATTCACATCGACGTCGACGGGAACCCGGCGCCGTCGCTCGCGACCTCGTGGGAGCGGACCTCTCCCACGACCTGGGAGTTCGAGTTGCGGGGTGGGGTCGAGTTCACGAACGGCGAGCCGTTCGACGCCGACTCCGTCGTGGCGACGTTCGCCGCGCACCGGAGCCCCACACCGTCCGCCCTCGGCGGGGGGATCCTCGGCTCGATCGCGGCGGTGACGAAGCTCGACACCCACCGAGTCCAGTTCGAGACGGCGTTCCCGGACGCGATGTTCCTCAGGCGCCTCTTCTTCAGCTCCATCTATCCGGCGAAGGTGCTGGCCGAGCAAGGCCGCGACGTCTTCGCCGAGGCGCCCATCGGGACGGGCGCCTACCGCCTGGAGAGCTGGGAGAAGGGCCGCGAGATCGTGCTGGCGCGGAACCCGAAGCACTGGGCCGGGCGGGCGACGATCGACGAGCTCCGGTTCCCGATCGTGCGCCAGAAGTGGTGGCCCGAGTACCTCGAGGCCGGGCTGGTCGACATGGCGCTGAACATCGACTCCCACGACGCGACCCGACTCGAGGGCGCAGAGGGCGTCAGCGTCGAGCACGCGCCGGCGGCGGTCTCGCAGTGGTTCCTCTGGAACAACGAGGGGCCGCTGGCGGACGTGCGGGTCCGGAGGGCGCTCAACCACGCGGTCCACCGCCCGCTCATCGTGGAGGTGGCGGAGCACGGGCACGGGCGCGCCCAGACGTCGATCGCGACGGCGGAGTCGGAGGGGTACGAGCCCGACGTCACCACGTACCCCTACAACCCCGAGCTCGCGAAGTCCCTCCTGGCGGAGGCCGGCTACGAAGACGGGTTCACGCTGCGGGGCGTGGTCTCCGAGACCAGCACGACCGTCTTCCTCGCGGTGCAGGAGTTCCTCGCGCGCATCGGGGTCAGGCTGGAGGGCGAGATCATGCCCCGATCCGAGTGGATTGGGAGGGTGGTGGTGCCCCGGCTGATGGGAGGGACGCCCTACGACGGCGACTTCGGGCTCGTGATGGTCGACAACCCCGTCCTGGACTCGCTCTTCCACCAGTTCATCTTCTTCTTCAGCCAGTCCCCGTGGACCTTCACGCAGAACGAGACCTACGACGCGCAGTTCTTGAAGGCGGCCACCGCGTTCGAAGAGGAGACTCCGGGGGAGGCGCGGCGCGAGCTCGAGCGGTACGTCTCGGACCAGGCCCTGCTGCTCTTCACGGTGCAGCAGCACGTGTACGCGGCCTTCCGTGAGGGCTTCCACCTCCCTCTCCCGAAGAGCGGCCACTTCAACACGGAGGCCTTCTGGGACGCGCGCTGCGACGCCGACCTGGCCCGCCCCGCCAAGCCCGAGGACCTCGTGCACTACCAGCCCGAGAGCCCGGACATGACCGCCCTCCTCGAGGCGACGAGCCACGTCGGCACGTTCTTCCTGCGAGACGGATCGGAGTTCTCGGCCAGGAGCGTCGAACGCATCTGGAAGAACGTCTCGACCTCCGAGGAGCGGTGGCGCCTCCAGACCCAGCCGATGATGCGCACGCTCGTCGCTCAGGTCGAGGCGAAGAACAACCTCGCCAGCATCCTCGACTCGACCGAGCGCTCTGCCATCGTCGGCTACAGCACCACCGGCCAGCGCCTGTTCGTCAACGAGGGCTACCGACGCATGATCGGCGTCGACGAGGGCTCCGCGTTCGAGCTCATCGACGCCGTGGCGGGCAACCCGCGGAGCGAGGCGATCCGGCAGCACATCGACGCGGCGGGCTCGTGGGTGGGCACGGTCCTGGTCCCCATGCCGGACGAGGAGGGCCTCCGCCACTTCCACCTCACCCTCGCCGCGGTGGTCGACGAGACCGGCGCCAAGACCGGCTACACCTTCGTGTTCTCCGATTTCTCGGGCGCGGAGGAGCGCATCCGCTCCCAGGCCATCCGGACGATCCTCGACAACGTCCCATACGGTCTCCTGATGGTCGACTCAGAGCACCGCGTCCTGGAGGGCTACTCCCGCGCCTGCGACGCGCTGTTCACGAGGCAAGGCGAGAAGATCGAGGGGGAGACCCTCGAGGATCTCCTCGGCCTCGACGAACGCCTGCGAGCGCACTTCGGCGTCATGCTCGACCAGATCTTCGACGACATCTTCCCGGAGGAGGTCGCGCTGGACCAGCTCCCGAAGCGGCTCTCCTCGGGAGACCGCTGGGTCAGCGTCAGCGCCTCGGTGATCCGCGGCGACGGGGGAGAGGTCGCCAAGGTCCTCTTCAACCTCCTGGACATCAGCGAGCTCATCGAGGCCGAGCGGAGCGAGGAGCGGATGCGGGGCGTGCTGAAGGTGCTCCAGCACAAGGAGAGCTTCGCCGGCTTCGCGAGGAGCCTCGACGCCGCTCTCGACGAGCTGCTTCGCGACACCGAAGTCCGCTCCCAGGGGGAGATGCGGCGCGCGCTGCACACCGCCAAGGGGGTCCTGGCGCAGTTCTCCCTCAACGACCTGGCGCGACGCATCCACGAGATCGAGGACGAGCCGTCGATCACGCTCGCGCACCTGAGGGAGGTGCGCGAGGCGATGCACGAGCTCCTCGAGGAGAACGCCGCGGTCTGGGACATCTCCCACCACCGCCGCGACGCGGACATCATCGTGCGCCCCTCGGCGCTCCAGGAGATCCGCGCGAAGGTCGGCGCCGCTTCGAGCCTCGAGGCCGCGAAGGAGCTGCTCGGAGACGCGTTCCTCGCGCTCGAGGAGAAGCCCTTCGGAGTGGTCGCGGGGCCGCTGCGCGAGTCGTGTGAGCTACACGCGGCCAAGCGCGGCAAGCCGGTCCACTTCGAGATCGTGGGCGAGGAGGTCGCGGTGCCGTCGCGCTACCGGGAAGCCCTCGGCTGCATCACACACCTGCTGCGGAACTCGGTCGACCACGGAGTCGAGACGCGAGCCGCGCGCGGCGACAAGCCGCCGGTGCCCACCATTCGGGTCGAGGTCGACCGCGGCGACGGGCTCTTCCGCGTGGCGGTGGTCGATGACGGCCGCGGCATCGACGGGGACGCCCTGAGCGCCAGGGCGGTCGCCAGCGGGATGCTCGACGCGGCGGCGATCGCGGAGATGAGCGAGCGCGAGAAGCAGGAGCTGCTCTTCGAGGACACCCTGTCGACCGCGGAGGAGATCACCGACACCTCTGGCCGGGGCGTGGGCATGGCCGCGGTCCGGGCCGCCGTGGAGGCGGTCGCGGGGCGGGTGCTCGTGGAGAGCGCCAGGGGCGAGGGGACGCGCATGGAGCTCGTCTTCCCCGATCCGCGGAGCGCGGTCCGCGACGCCCGCGCGCCGTCCCACGCTCCGAGCGCGTGA
- a CDS encoding right-handed parallel beta-helix repeat-containing protein, translating into MIIDALRAPAAISLSLVLMWACEPSMDGPDASRADAGVAVQDGGDAGRAAGDDAGRDLDGGDAMDAGPPVTATCEGVDCSGHGRCVVDGSVARCECDEGRAPVGPTCLAVNTPRWPLEVAGWNRTRLYPGLPYVSRVAVRGGAYPYRFTLVEGPAGLSIDGRTGTMTWTPETLGESAVVVRISDSLGASETLTLTLTVTTDGARFVSPSGSDGAAGSREAPWRSLDHAIEAGGADSTVYIEPGTYPVTGRIGSGAPEAFVGLGETRPVLDFGGSATAIGRDADQRLLFQGLEVRNGGAKLFWLQGRSSHIVFHRCDLHGVRSDSANNPALIFSEDNGARTPGEVASYDDLVVQECALHDQASTLGHGGGVVFYDVGRALLEDNEAFDIDGHCIQDKDDGYRNVFRHNVLHGCEIGVSLLNQASQEDTEISYNLAFDVVEAVRIGHQPGWIRGIYVHHNTSVGAPIRMRWSIGNDGSGDINVYANLIVHGPAFRTENPDTHGDITTAGRVAIDGNLSFSGSGVVYESHWGGRTWTFEEWRGLGFDESGRFEDPRLDGERRLPPGSALRGRFGRE; encoded by the coding sequence ATGATCATCGACGCGCTCCGTGCCCCGGCTGCGATCAGCCTCTCGCTCGTCCTGATGTGGGCATGCGAGCCTTCCATGGACGGCCCCGACGCGTCGCGGGCGGACGCGGGCGTCGCGGTGCAGGACGGCGGGGACGCGGGCCGCGCCGCGGGGGACGACGCGGGCCGCGACCTGGACGGGGGAGACGCGATGGACGCGGGCCCGCCCGTCACCGCGACCTGCGAGGGCGTCGACTGCTCCGGCCACGGGCGCTGCGTCGTCGATGGGTCGGTCGCGCGCTGTGAGTGCGACGAGGGGCGCGCGCCGGTGGGCCCGACCTGCCTCGCCGTGAACACGCCGAGGTGGCCGCTGGAGGTGGCTGGCTGGAACCGAACCCGGCTCTACCCCGGGCTGCCCTACGTCTCACGCGTCGCCGTGCGAGGCGGGGCGTACCCGTACCGCTTCACCCTCGTCGAGGGCCCCGCGGGTCTGTCGATCGACGGGCGCACGGGGACGATGACGTGGACGCCCGAGACCCTGGGCGAGAGCGCGGTCGTCGTCCGGATCTCCGATTCGCTGGGCGCCAGCGAGACCCTCACCCTGACGCTCACGGTCACGACGGACGGCGCCCGCTTCGTCTCGCCGTCCGGCAGCGACGGCGCCGCCGGCTCGCGCGAGGCCCCCTGGCGTTCGCTCGACCACGCCATCGAGGCGGGGGGCGCCGACTCGACGGTCTACATCGAGCCAGGCACCTACCCGGTCACGGGCCGCATCGGGTCGGGCGCGCCGGAGGCGTTCGTGGGGCTGGGAGAGACGCGGCCGGTGCTCGACTTCGGCGGCAGCGCCACCGCGATCGGTCGCGACGCCGACCAGCGGCTGCTCTTCCAGGGGCTGGAGGTCCGGAACGGCGGCGCGAAGCTCTTCTGGCTGCAGGGCCGCTCGAGCCACATCGTCTTCCACCGCTGCGACCTGCACGGCGTGCGCTCGGACAGCGCGAACAACCCCGCGCTGATCTTCTCGGAGGACAACGGCGCGCGTACGCCGGGGGAGGTCGCGTCCTACGACGATCTCGTCGTGCAGGAGTGTGCGCTCCACGACCAGGCGAGCACCCTCGGGCACGGCGGCGGAGTCGTCTTCTACGACGTCGGTCGCGCGCTGCTCGAGGACAACGAGGCGTTCGACATCGACGGACACTGCATCCAGGACAAGGACGACGGATACCGCAACGTCTTCCGCCACAACGTGCTGCACGGCTGCGAGATCGGAGTCTCGCTGCTGAACCAGGCCTCGCAGGAAGACACCGAGATCTCCTACAACCTGGCGTTCGACGTCGTCGAGGCGGTGCGCATCGGTCATCAGCCGGGGTGGATCCGCGGGATCTACGTGCACCACAACACCTCGGTGGGCGCGCCGATCCGGATGCGCTGGAGCATCGGCAACGACGGGAGCGGCGACATCAACGTCTACGCGAACCTCATCGTGCACGGGCCGGCCTTCCGCACCGAGAACCCGGACACCCACGGCGACATCACCACGGCGGGGCGCGTGGCGATCGACGGCAACCTGTCGTTCTCGGGCTCCGGCGTGGTCTACGAGAGCCACTGGGGCGGCCGGACCTGGACCTTCGAGGAGTGGCGCGGCCTCGGGTTCGACGAGAGCGGGCGGTTCGAGGATCCGCGGCTCGACGGCGAGCGCCGCCTCCCTCCCGGCAGCGCCCTGCGCGGGCGCTTCGGGCGAGAGTAG
- a CDS encoding peptide chain release factor-like protein, which produces MSALILTVSSGVGPIEARQFVRRLADALEREVEARGLALEGSVVHGPTDAPRSVDLLVFGPRAAVESLLGTHTLVQRSARRGKRDRKRWFAGVTCAASVEEAERIDPTEVRFETCRAGGAGGQHVNKTESAVRAVHARSGLSVRIESERSQHRNKRRALEELGRAWRRRLDAARDRTERDRRQRALGVERGAAVVAWALAGDDLIRSELVRSEARQNA; this is translated from the coding sequence ATGAGCGCGCTGATCCTCACGGTGTCCTCGGGCGTCGGCCCGATCGAGGCGCGCCAGTTCGTGCGGCGTCTGGCCGACGCGCTCGAGCGCGAGGTCGAGGCGCGCGGCCTGGCGCTCGAGGGGAGCGTCGTGCACGGGCCGACCGACGCGCCCCGCTCGGTGGACCTCTTGGTCTTCGGGCCGCGCGCCGCCGTCGAGTCGCTGCTCGGGACGCACACCCTCGTCCAGCGCAGCGCGCGTCGCGGCAAGCGTGACCGCAAGCGCTGGTTCGCCGGGGTCACCTGCGCCGCGTCGGTCGAGGAGGCGGAGCGGATCGATCCGACCGAGGTGCGCTTCGAGACCTGCCGCGCGGGCGGCGCGGGGGGCCAGCACGTCAACAAGACCGAGTCGGCCGTCCGCGCGGTGCACGCGCGCTCGGGCCTCAGCGTGCGGATCGAGAGCGAGCGCTCGCAGCATCGGAACAAGCGGCGCGCGCTCGAGGAGCTGGGCCGCGCGTGGAGGCGGCGGCTCGATGCGGCGCGCGACCGGACCGAGCGAGACCGACGCCAGCGCGCCCTCGGGGTCGAGCGCGGCGCGGCGGTGGTGGCGTGGGCGCTCGCCGGAGACGACCTGATCCGGAGCGAGCTGGTGCGGAGCGAAGCGCGTCAGAACGCGTAG
- a CDS encoding RtcB family protein, with amino-acid sequence MVDESLREAAPTHVSIVAGPTVWMESEGVAQLARVAAQPGCARAVGMPDLHPGRGIPIGAVFLFEGRVVPDLVGGDAGCGVLVLIGRRGGPRGDQLERRVRAAWDEALLPDVDRGALLEAAWTRGPRGLATLPGVPDALRELCLHPAFEEPASYRGESGERPCALTGTDAARFAAQLGSVGGGNHFAEIARVDRVADRAGAKRLGARADAQVVMVHSGSRGLGAEVAARYVGQILEGDALDGYLADLRGAVRYARTNRLLCAWRLLQAAGLGSAARVAAAFDIVHNAVEPDGGPGYLHRKGAAPAAADQPTVVLGSRGAPSWLMRGLGCDACLSSVAHGAGRRMGRSEAYEKLRAKHRRRSLERSALGARVLCDDPRLMYEEHPDAYKPIEPVIESLERAGAATRVASLQPLLTVKR; translated from the coding sequence ATGGTCGACGAATCGCTCAGGGAGGCGGCGCCCACGCACGTCTCGATCGTGGCGGGGCCCACGGTGTGGATGGAGTCCGAGGGCGTCGCGCAGCTCGCGCGCGTGGCGGCCCAGCCCGGGTGCGCGCGCGCGGTCGGCATGCCGGACCTGCACCCCGGGAGGGGCATCCCCATCGGGGCCGTCTTCCTCTTCGAGGGGCGCGTGGTGCCCGACCTCGTCGGCGGGGACGCGGGCTGCGGCGTGCTGGTGCTCATCGGCCGACGCGGAGGGCCGCGCGGGGATCAGCTCGAGCGCCGGGTGCGCGCGGCGTGGGACGAGGCGCTGCTGCCCGACGTGGATCGGGGCGCGCTCCTCGAGGCCGCCTGGACCCGCGGGCCGCGGGGGCTGGCGACGCTGCCCGGGGTGCCCGACGCGCTCCGCGAGCTGTGTCTGCACCCGGCGTTCGAGGAGCCGGCGTCCTACCGCGGAGAGAGCGGAGAGCGGCCCTGCGCCCTGACGGGGACCGACGCGGCGCGCTTCGCCGCGCAGCTCGGCTCGGTCGGCGGCGGCAACCACTTCGCGGAGATCGCGCGCGTGGATCGGGTCGCGGACCGAGCTGGCGCGAAGCGGCTCGGGGCCCGGGCCGACGCGCAGGTCGTGATGGTGCACAGCGGCTCGCGCGGGCTCGGCGCAGAGGTCGCGGCGCGGTACGTCGGCCAGATCCTCGAAGGCGACGCGCTCGACGGCTACCTCGCCGACCTCCGCGGCGCCGTGCGCTACGCGCGCACCAACCGCTTGCTCTGCGCGTGGCGACTGCTCCAGGCGGCCGGGCTCGGGAGCGCCGCGCGCGTCGCCGCCGCGTTCGACATCGTGCACAACGCGGTCGAGCCGGACGGCGGCCCTGGCTACCTCCACCGCAAGGGCGCCGCGCCCGCGGCCGCCGACCAGCCGACCGTGGTGCTCGGCAGCCGCGGCGCGCCGAGCTGGCTGATGCGCGGGCTCGGCTGTGACGCGTGCCTGTCGAGCGTCGCGCACGGCGCGGGCCGACGCATGGGGCGCTCGGAGGCGTACGAGAAGCTGCGGGCCAAGCACAGGCGCCGCTCGCTCGAGCGGAGCGCGCTCGGCGCGCGCGTCCTGTGCGACGACCCACGGCTCATGTACGAGGAGCACCCCGACGCCTACAAGCCGATCGAGCCGGTGATCGAGAGCCTGGAGCGCGCGGGCGCCGCGACCCGCGTCGCGTCCTTGCAGCCGCTGTTGACGGTGAAGCGATGA
- a CDS encoding RNA repair transcriptional activator RtcR family protein — protein sequence MRLLLSWSDRSRVEARRTHRVERRPDDQGPLLRLLAQPESQGAYDAAWLLTTPSHAESTEALAADMRRFVPDVEVRVLPIEDPSDHERLFHALMPIVADVPADADVTTVLSAGTPQAQTLWVVLVKSGLLRARMVQVIPPAFVPHPHPRAIREVTLDIEGFPEIRALREEVLQLRAAAGARAGIVGHSPAIEALIRRLGRVAVARVPVLVLGETGSGKELVARAVHAASGRRDGPFLAENCGALPSGTLESELFGHERGAFTGASQLRRGLFELAHGGTLFLDEIGEAGPAVQVRLLRVLETGVLRRLGGERELEVDVRVVAATHRDLAAMVADGTFREDLYYRIKGAVLEVPPLRERVSDLEALVAHFLDELVGDGARPTPTRAAWRAMQAYAWPGNVRELRAEVARWTVFCDARVGVEDLSPEIRSAKPPVVGHEKIARRALARSAPPRPLAEIVREVEDAVIARALERNEGNLSRTARELRIDRNTLKRKLRGRR from the coding sequence ATGCGCCTCCTGCTGAGCTGGTCGGATCGCTCGCGGGTCGAGGCGCGGCGCACGCACCGCGTCGAGCGACGTCCGGACGACCAGGGGCCGCTGCTTCGGCTGCTCGCCCAGCCGGAGAGTCAGGGCGCCTACGACGCGGCGTGGCTGCTCACGACGCCCTCGCACGCGGAGTCGACCGAGGCGCTGGCCGCGGACATGCGGCGCTTCGTGCCCGACGTGGAGGTGCGGGTGCTGCCCATCGAGGATCCCTCCGACCACGAGCGGCTCTTCCACGCGCTCATGCCGATCGTCGCCGACGTGCCGGCGGACGCGGACGTCACCACGGTGCTCAGCGCGGGCACCCCGCAGGCGCAGACCCTCTGGGTCGTGCTCGTGAAGTCGGGACTGCTGCGCGCGCGAATGGTGCAGGTGATCCCGCCCGCGTTCGTGCCTCACCCGCACCCGAGAGCGATCCGCGAGGTCACGCTCGACATCGAGGGCTTCCCCGAGATCCGCGCGCTCCGTGAGGAGGTGCTGCAGCTCCGCGCGGCGGCGGGCGCGCGCGCCGGGATCGTCGGTCACAGCCCGGCGATCGAGGCGCTGATCCGGCGCCTCGGGAGGGTGGCCGTCGCCCGCGTGCCCGTGCTCGTGCTCGGGGAGACGGGGAGCGGCAAGGAGCTGGTGGCGCGCGCGGTGCACGCCGCGAGCGGTCGCCGGGACGGGCCCTTCCTGGCCGAGAACTGCGGCGCGCTTCCGTCGGGCACGCTCGAGAGCGAGCTCTTCGGGCACGAGCGCGGCGCGTTCACCGGGGCGTCGCAGCTGCGTCGCGGGCTGTTCGAGCTGGCGCACGGCGGCACGCTCTTCCTCGACGAGATCGGGGAGGCTGGCCCCGCGGTGCAGGTGCGCCTGTTGCGGGTCCTCGAGACCGGGGTGCTCCGCCGGCTGGGGGGCGAGCGCGAGCTCGAGGTCGACGTGCGCGTCGTCGCGGCGACCCACCGCGACCTGGCCGCGATGGTGGCCGACGGCACGTTTCGCGAGGACCTCTACTACCGCATCAAGGGCGCGGTGCTCGAGGTCCCGCCGCTCCGGGAGCGCGTCTCGGATCTCGAGGCGCTGGTCGCGCACTTCCTCGACGAGCTCGTCGGCGACGGGGCGAGGCCCACGCCGACCCGCGCCGCGTGGCGCGCGATGCAGGCCTACGCCTGGCCCGGCAACGTGCGCGAGCTCCGCGCGGAGGTGGCGCGCTGGACGGTGTTCTGCGACGCGCGGGTCGGCGTGGAGGACCTGTCTCCCGAGATCCGTTCCGCCAAGCCGCCGGTGGTCGGACACGAGAAGATCGCGCGCCGCGCCCTCGCGCGCTCGGCTCCGCCCCGACCGCTCGCCGAGATCGTGCGCGAGGTCGAGGACGCGGTGATCGCCCGCGCGCTCGAGCGCAACGAGGGGAACCTCTCTCGCACCGCGCGCGAGCTGCGCATCGACCGCAACACGCTCAAGCGAAAGCTGCGCGGCCGGCGCTGA
- the hypE gene encoding hydrogenase expression/formation protein HypE, which produces MTYEPSCPVPFSAYEHVTLAHGGGGRVMQRLIEELFLRSFGTHAASAHDAAALSLSGVPMVTTDAFTVRPLFFPGGDIGSLAVHGTINDLSVGGAAPRYLTASFILEEGLPLVTLARIVRSMAAAAEASGVRVVAGDTKVVERGKGDGVFITTTGIGERLAETGPARIRPGDAILVSGPVGDHGTAVMLAREGLELPPGLVSDAAPLWPTISALMGAGEIHCMRDATRGGVATVVAELARSTGLGARLDEEAIPVRPEVSDACELLGLDPLYVACEGRFVAFVPEAALPRALDALRAFDAQAALIGQVREAHPGVVTIRGPLGGERVLDIPNGEQLPRIC; this is translated from the coding sequence GTGACCTACGAGCCGAGCTGCCCCGTCCCCTTCAGCGCCTACGAGCACGTGACCCTGGCCCACGGCGGCGGTGGCCGCGTGATGCAGCGCCTGATCGAGGAGCTCTTCTTGCGATCCTTCGGCACCCACGCGGCCAGCGCGCACGACGCGGCGGCGCTGTCCCTCTCCGGCGTCCCGATGGTGACCACCGACGCCTTCACCGTCCGTCCGCTCTTCTTCCCGGGCGGCGACATCGGCTCCCTCGCGGTGCACGGCACGATCAACGATCTGTCGGTGGGCGGCGCGGCTCCGCGCTACCTGACCGCGAGCTTCATCCTGGAGGAGGGCCTCCCGCTCGTGACCCTCGCGCGGATCGTGCGCTCCATGGCCGCGGCGGCCGAGGCGAGCGGCGTGCGCGTCGTGGCCGGCGACACGAAGGTCGTCGAGCGCGGCAAGGGCGACGGAGTCTTCATCACGACCACGGGGATCGGGGAGCGGCTCGCCGAGACGGGACCCGCGCGCATCCGGCCCGGCGACGCGATCCTCGTCAGCGGGCCGGTCGGAGACCACGGCACCGCGGTGATGCTCGCGCGCGAGGGGCTCGAGCTGCCCCCCGGCCTCGTCAGCGACGCGGCCCCGCTCTGGCCCACGATCTCCGCGCTCATGGGCGCAGGAGAGATTCACTGCATGCGCGACGCGACCCGCGGCGGCGTGGCGACGGTGGTCGCGGAGCTCGCCCGGTCGACCGGGCTCGGGGCGCGCCTCGACGAAGAGGCGATCCCCGTGCGGCCCGAGGTGTCCGACGCGTGCGAGCTGCTCGGCCTCGATCCTCTCTACGTCGCGTGCGAGGGCCGCTTCGTCGCGTTCGTCCCGGAGGCCGCCCTCCCACGCGCCCTCGACGCCTTGCGCGCCTTCGACGCGCAGGCCGCGCTGATCGGCCAGGTGCGAGAGGCCCACCCCGGCGTCGTCACGATCCGCGGCCCGCTCGGCGGAGAGCGCGTGCTCGACATCCCGAACGGCGAACAGCTCCCCCGGATCTGCTGA
- the hypD gene encoding hydrogenase formation protein HypD, with the protein MRHLDVYRDPRAVKRLVAAVRRATTRPWTIMEICGGQTHSIARYGLEDLIGEDITLVHGPGCPVCVTPLEVLEKARRLALQPDVVLHTYGDMLRVPGVHGDLLDARARGADVRIVLSALDAVRAAARDPARHHVFFAVGFETTAPATAMAIEHAAQLGLDRFSVLASHVRVPPAMEAILSDPDGRVDGFLAAGHVCTIEGDADYHELAARFSAPIVITGFEPLDIVRGLLACVRQLEAGQHEVDNAYPRAVRPEGNPVARAALRRVFSPADVPWRGLGVLPRGGLRIRPEYAPFDAELRFPMSLDPIEEPKACRANEVLRGLLAPLDCPELGRGCTPEHPLGAPMVSTEGACAAYYRYRRMA; encoded by the coding sequence TTGAGACACCTCGACGTCTACCGCGACCCGCGCGCGGTGAAGCGGCTCGTGGCCGCCGTGCGCCGCGCGACCACCCGCCCGTGGACGATCATGGAGATCTGCGGCGGGCAGACCCACTCCATCGCCCGTTACGGGCTCGAGGACCTGATCGGCGAGGACATCACGCTCGTGCACGGGCCAGGGTGCCCGGTGTGCGTGACGCCGCTGGAGGTGCTCGAGAAGGCGCGTCGGCTCGCGCTCCAGCCGGACGTGGTGCTCCACACCTACGGCGACATGCTCCGCGTCCCCGGAGTGCACGGGGATCTGCTCGACGCGCGGGCCCGCGGGGCCGACGTCCGGATCGTGCTCTCCGCCCTGGACGCGGTCCGCGCCGCGGCGCGCGACCCGGCCCGCCACCACGTCTTCTTCGCGGTCGGCTTCGAGACCACCGCGCCCGCGACGGCGATGGCCATCGAGCACGCCGCGCAGCTCGGCCTGGACCGCTTCTCCGTGCTGGCGTCGCACGTGCGGGTGCCGCCCGCGATGGAGGCGATCCTCTCCGACCCCGACGGGCGCGTCGATGGGTTCCTGGCCGCCGGCCACGTGTGCACGATCGAGGGGGACGCCGACTATCACGAGCTCGCGGCGCGCTTCTCCGCGCCGATCGTGATCACCGGCTTCGAGCCGCTCGACATCGTGCGCGGGCTCCTCGCGTGCGTGCGCCAGCTCGAGGCGGGACAGCACGAGGTCGACAACGCCTACCCACGCGCGGTCCGCCCGGAGGGCAACCCCGTCGCGCGGGCCGCGCTCCGGCGCGTGTTCTCTCCCGCGGACGTGCCCTGGCGCGGGCTCGGCGTGCTGCCGCGCGGAGGCCTGCGCATCCGCCCCGAGTACGCCCCCTTCGACGCGGAGCTGCGGTTCCCGATGTCCCTGGACCCGATCGAGGAGCCGAAGGCGTGCCGCGCGAACGAGGTGCTGCGAGGCCTGCTCGCTCCCCTTGACTGCCCCGAGCTCGGCCGAGGCTGCACGCCCGAGCATCCGCTCGGCGCCCCGATGGTCTCCACCGAGGGCGCGTGCGCGGCCTACTACCGCTACCGGAGAATGGCGTGA